The region ACACAAGGCAGGCTGGTATTGCCTCCACTACAAGTACTACTCCTATCACGTGAACACAGTTCAAGCTGAAACAGCCGCAGCAGTGAAGGTACATATAAGTGACGTCTATACAGCTCGCCCTTGCTCAAGTCGCGGAAACTTTATAATGAAATAAAAGGAGACGAAATCTATATGTGATGTTAACGCTAAGTAGCAGATTTTCACAAGGCAATATTGAAAGGCTGGTACACATCTTGGCGTACCAAACTGAAGCACCGTCGATTCCGTAATCTTGACAAGAGCTCTATCGAGCTTTTCCACACTTGCGTATGCGCAGTAGTAGTACGTCGCATTGTGTGGCTGATACCGCCCTTATCCGGGGCTCATCAGCTCTCGAAAGCACATTGTGGACACGCACTACATGAGATGATGGCATTTTTACAGACATGACAGTCTCAACTTCCGTACAGCTTCATTCATTCGCCGCGCAAACCGCGTGACCAAGTATTTATATGTACCGCTATTTGTATCTACGACATACGTAACATAATATACAGTATATCCCTCGCGATGCTTTTCCCTAATCGCCAACGGCGCAATAATATATATGTTCCAAACATTCAGGCGCGGATGCACCAGGTAGCGAGACGACGAAGGCAATGAGAATCCTGAAAAACTGACAGAATCCCATACCCGGATCCGCACCGAGCGCCGCGCTTCGTTCGTACAACAAACAAAAAAAGGTGACATCAGCCAGTGATGTTACCCAGAATCTTCGCACCGTCATACATGCTTGTACATGGTCGGACTCTTCGGCGGAGTGAGCATACTTCCAGAGTCCACTCTCCGCCTCGATGTCTCGCTCGGGGCAGGCATATTGTCATATTCGTACCAGACGCCTTTGACTCTGCGGTTTAGCTTTCTCGGCCCAGGTCTGATGGGACTACCAACAGGACCGGAGGAGGTAGTGCATAGCGAGTTGCTACTTGCGGTATCTGATATGGCATTGGAAGTGAACTGTGAGACGCAAATGCTGATATTCTCGATGCTGTGCAACAAGCCTTGGCATGTCTGCGAGAGTTCGGCTTGGTTCCTTGAGAGAGTCTGCAGCTGGGCTACCGTGGTCTGGAGGATGTCTTGGGTCTGCTGTTGCGACTTGCATGTTTGTTCCTGAGCTTGTCGGCTCTGTTCTTGCGACTGGAATGATTTGTTTGAGAGGGCAATGTAGTGCGACGCGTTCTGGTCGACCAACGCTTGGAGCTTGATCTGAGATTCTGAAATGGCCTTGATCTGGATACTGTTTGACTCGTTGATTTCCTGCATTGCCTGAAGGCCAGTAGACTGCGCGACTGAAAGCGCACGAACGTGCTCGGCATTGCTCTCTACTGTTTGTGCCAGCCTGGCCAGACTCTCAGCTAGACTATCTAGAGCTGGTGTGTTCGCCTTCTCTTCAGCTGGCTGTGGTGGCGCAATAGCAGGGATGCCAGTAGGATGTTGCAACGGCAGAACGATGGGAGGACATGTTGGACTGTCTTGTGATGTATAGAACCACTTGTCGCGGAGATGAAAGAACTTGGCGTCGTCTTGTATGAGCTCCATGTCCTCACTCTTTACAACAAAGAACTGTGGACTGGGCCGGGATGACGACGTGTATTCAGTCTGGACGAGCGCCCACCATTGCGAGCAGACAGCGGCCGAGGCGAAGGTGAGGATATAAGGGGGCGACGAAGGGTAATCGCTCTGCAGCAAATGTTAGTATGCCGTTGTTGTCCGAACTGTCGCATATGGCAGGTGCCATTGAGATGGCGTACTCTGAGCGCGTAGGCATAGAACAGACTCTCGCCGTCTTCCATATCTGGTCTTTTTCGTTCTACAAATCGACTCGAACTTGTCCGGCGTGGAGAAAGCGAACCCGTCGCCAACGGGCTATCAATGTTCATCATCAAGCCAGCGGCAAGCGAGATGCTAGGCCTCGTGCGCCCATGCGTAGCTCTTCGCTCTGGTGACGTCTGGCGCCGACTATGAATACGCTTCTCCATCGATCGTGACGATTCGAAGAGTGACGTCGATGATTCCATCAATGCCGTGAAATCGGGCATGCTCTGTGGTCGCGACATATCTGCAGCTGGATCCGAGGAGGAATCTGGGTCAGAATTGGCGTGGCAGCAAAAAGTGTCGTCGAAGTTGTTAGCTAGGTGACACGTGAACGACATAAGGGAAAAGGCACAAGACGCCGCGATTGCATCCAAAATATCAGTCGAATCAATCAGCGACCAGCAAGAGGGGCTAGAGCTCTGGTCCTGTGTGAGGTTTGCTGCAACTGGGCCGGATCCATGTCGATGACCTCACAGTGCCACAAACTGCTGGGATACGCGTGTGCCATCAAAGCATCAGTTCAAGGGACAAGCGGCACGTCTTGCATGTCAGATGTCTCAGCGAGCAGTAGCTCACGGCAAAAGCATCGCATAGTGCGAGCACGTCCGGCCTTTCTCAGCTCAAGCCGACGCGCCCGTCGTTGCCATCAAACGGTGCCTGCCTCGTTAGCGGATGCAGGGTAAAATTCGCATCGAGCAACCGCCTTCAGGGGCATAAAGGAGGTACAAGATTGTTGTTTGGGGTTTGCGGGTTGTGGGAACGAGACGCGTTGATGCAGGTGCGTGCAGCGATAGGTGCATGATGAAAAGTGGCGTGGAGCGTCATGTTTCTAACTTTGGCACTTCTGTCGTAAGCGAGTGTGACGTAAATACACCTGTACTGCGACAGACAGACAGCACGACATGCATACATGTACATGTACACCGATCATGTGTACTCTGCATTCACGAGAATCGAAGAAGAGTTGAACTTCGGTATCTACTCGGTCCCGTCAACGTCGCGTGGCTTCTCTCGTGGCCTCATCACATGCCGCAAACGGCCTCCGCGCGAAATTCAGGGCAAAAAGCAACCTGTCCCATTCTCCGGATACGGTTACCTAGGAAGTTGCGAAACGTACTGCTAACAAGGGTACACAATCACAAAGTATCGGGGGAGCAAGAAAAGTAAATATGAGACTAACTCGTATGTAGACTATCAATTCGAGATAAGCTATATTAATAGAAAGGCGTGACATACGATACCTGAGACACGCCCTCAAACTTAATCCCTAGGTGCAGATATGCCATGATATTTTACCTCGTAGATGACCCATTCTGTATGGAGTCAAGCCAACACCCCGGTTCAGGAAAATCAGTCAACTCCCAAATGGCTTTTTCGTGCCTCACGATCCGACTCAAGATAGCGACTGCGACAAATGCATGTCGATGATACTTTGCAAGCGCCGGACAAACTCGACGAGACTGCTCAGTTGGTACCGCATCGCTTGGGACCGTGTTGCTCCACGCCGACCTTGACGTCGAAGTGCTCCATGCTGTCAAAACCGCGAGCCATAAGCCATTCGATTTTGTAAGGGATGAAAGAATTATATGCCTTCATCCAATGCTCGGCGAACTCCTCCTTGAAGACGATATGAATGTACGGTTTGACCTCCACGGGCGGGGCGAGAGCAGGGAGGCCAGTAGTACGCATAACATTTGCAACGACAGGAGGCTTGCGGTGGAGTCGGACGGATGCAAGAGCACGCGTGCGCAAGATGGTACGCCAAAGATTGTTCATAGCAGAGCATGATTGGTCCCTCAGAACTCGACGACCAAAGAGACGGTAGAGATCCTTAGCTTCTCCATCAATCTGTGGAACGTAGTTGGCCTTGAGGTAGCGACCAAAGCCCGTCTCGATCTTGAAGCTGTTCGCCCAGATGTCCAGAAGATGTACAACCTCGACACCTTCTTTCGATCGCTCTATGTCGTTGGGCTTGTCACCGACTGCGATGGTAATGTTACCGACGAATGGCGCTTCAACTTTCCGCTCTCCAGGTGTCGCAAGCTTGTCGAGCTCCTCGGGAGCAGTGGGGTAGAATGTCTTCAGATACTGGACAATCTCGGTAAGGTCCATGCCAATCTCCTGTTTGGACATATAGATCGGGTGGAATTCCTTGCGGAGTTGCTGGCACACCTGGGTCAGACCCCAGAACGGACGG is a window of Pyrenophora tritici-repentis strain M4 chromosome 2, whole genome shotgun sequence DNA encoding:
- a CDS encoding MscS-porin domain containing protein, with protein sequence MSRPQSMPDFTALMESSTSLFESSRSMEKRIHSRRQTSPERRATHGRTRPSISLAAGLMMNIDSPLATGSLSPRRTSSSRFVERKRPDMEDGESLFYAYALRSDYPSSPPYILTFASAAVCSQWWALVQTEYTSSSRPSPQFFVVKSEDMELIQDDAKFFHLRDKWFYTSQDSPTCPPIVLPLQHPTGIPAIAPPQPAEEKANTPALDSLAESLARLAQTVESNAEHVRALSVAQSTGLQAMQEINESNSIQIKAISESQIKLQALVDQNASHYIALSNKSFQSQEQSRQAQEQTCKSQQQTQDILQTTVAQLQTLSRNQAELSQTCQGLLHSIENISICVSQFTSNAISDTASSNSLCTTSSGPVGSPIRPGPRKLNRRVKGVWYEYDNMPAPSETSRRRVDSGSMLTPPKSPTMYKHV